cgGACCGCTGATGTTTGCTTTTATAATGCGCGTCTTGGGCCAAATAACTGCAATTACAAAACGCAAAAGCGCCAAAGACCGACCGAGTGAGAAAAAGAGAAGGCAAGACTCGCGCGTCTCGAGCGGCTGCACATGCAAAGTGCGGAAGGGTGAAAGAGACGTAAGAGGGGTGCCACAAGTGCCTGGCAcgaaatttatgcaaacaaGCAGCGAAGTGTAGAAAGGCGTGTAAAAAGCGGGGGCGTCAAAAGCGAGGACGATGGAGCGACTGCAGGGAATGGAGGGAGGGGCGGCGGTACGAACGCACCGCAAATTAAAAGCGCTAATTGTGCTCAGTGTATGCAAAAAAATGATATATGTACGCTGCGTTGCGTGCCAAAGGCGCATTAACCAGAGCGCGCCGTTATTTAAATGAGAGCGAAGCTCCTAAGAATTGCTGGCAGTGTAGCTTATGCACGGTTCGAATATTTGCTTACATGCTACATGCATTGGGCGGgatcgaaaaacaaaagagaaacGAAAAGCATACGACAAAACACACAGCTCATAAAGTAgaacaaaccaaaaataaatttatatttatgaacAAAATTACATTTCCTTCAATTAGTTCAATTCTAAACACCAGTTCGCTTCATATGTAagtacatttattattatctgAACAGTGTAATTCCTTTGTACCAAGATTCATTATTCATATGTGTATTCATGTTAATTTATGGGTATATTATGCTTTATTTGCGATCCGAAAAGTCCCCCCAATTGTTTTCGGCATAAAATTCTGATCTAATTTGAGGCTGTAGCAGGACAAAGTATCCATTTCGCTAGAAGGTCTTAGAAATCAGTATCGAACGCTCGAGACTTAAAGTTATGTTTCTTGAAAGGACGAGGCTTGAAGGAACTATTGCGAAAAAGACGAGACTTCTGAAAACCATTCTGCAAGGAACGAGTCTTAAAAGTACCATTCTGCAAGAAACGAGTCTTGAAAGAACCCATCCGCAAGGAAAGATCATCGACATCAGTGCGTTTAAAATTTCTTGTGTTTTGTACGAGATGTAATTTCAATCGGCGTCCATCCAAACGGACTCCGTGGAACTGCTCGATGATCTGGAAGGCCTCTTCGCGATATTTGAACGACAAGTGAGCGGTGCCCAATGAGTTACCATCGCGATCATAGTGCACAAAACCTTTCTCCACCACGCCGTCTTGATTGAAAAGCTCCATGATGTCGTCATCATCCACTCCGTAATCCAAATTGCAAACCATGACAAGAGTCGGTTTTTTTGGCGGCTTCAAAAGGGTTTCCTGTTTGAATTTGCTCTTCCGAATGAATCCAGTTCCGTTGCGGGACCTTTGAATTCCTCTAAGTCCGCCTTCTGAATTTCGCTTTCTGATCGATCCTCCTTGAACACGTTCATTTTTGGCATTAACAAACTTGttcttattaaatttcatCTTGATAATGTCGTCAAGGCTCATTTTCATCTTATCTGACATGTTGCGAGATAGTGCTGCGTATGCTTTGGATTATTAATAGTAAAGAACAAACTCGATAGTTACCAGAAATCCTGTATTTGGTTAAGTGATCAAAACTTTAACAGACAATTCAGACGCCTTCTTaaatgttacaaaaaaaaaaaaaaaaaaaacagtaacataacatattttcaaaaaaaccaTAAGGTTTTGCTTTAAGCAATCGGAAAGAGTACACGAAGATGGTAAGCAGGTTACACACTGCGATTTTTCAAATATACCTCCCGATATGATAATACCATATAAAAAGTCGCAAAAGAAGAAGCAATAAATTCACGTTTCGCATACACAAAAGAGCAAAAGTCGCAACAATAATCACTTTGGCCATTGTGCTGCCGTTTTGTTTCGCTTATTTTTGGTGCGTAGCCAAGTGATCACAATGGTGTAGTGATCATCATTTCCCGATTCTCCAGATTTGCCATTGTGTGGAATCGGGTTCTTCATCATTTTCCCGgccagtgttacagttacacTCTGTGTGCCGAAATACGCAGCGGGtgtgttgcagttgcaatggGACAAAAGCCAAATTGCACTTGGTTAGGTGCAACGGCTCAACGCATTGTCCTTTGCGCAATGTGCAGTTCCCACG
The sequence above is a segment of the Drosophila melanogaster chromosome 2L genome. Coding sequences within it:
- the Ref2 gene encoding RNA and export factor binding protein 2, isoform C yields the protein MSDKMKMSLDDIIKMKFNKNKFVNAKNERVQGGSIRKRNSEGGLRGIQRSRNGTGFIRKSKFKQETLLKPPKKPTLVMVCNLDYGVDDDDIMELFNQDGVVEKGFVHYDRDGNSLGTAHLSFKYREEAFQIIEQFHGVRLDGRRLKLHLVQNTRNFKRTDVDDLSLRMGSFKTRFLQNGTFKTRSLQNGFQKSRLFRNSSFKPRPFKKHNFKSRAFDTDF